The Aurantiacibacter arachoides genome window below encodes:
- the carA gene encoding glutamine-hydrolyzing carbamoyl-phosphate synthase small subunit — MAFLASSHAQPKGATGVIVFADGTVVWGKGFGASGSAVGEVCFNTAMTGYQEVLTDPSYAAQIVTFTFPHIGNVGTNADDFESRAEGAVGCVVREEVTGHSNFRAERQFVEWMKDLGKIGVSGMDTRALTRRIRLNGAPNAVIAHDPKGRFDIDALLQRAMEWPGLEGMDLAQRVSREHQEGWEGNYWRLGQGYGRSPRDDKRPHVVAIDYGSKDNIFRNLVRAGARVTVVPAKTSFDAVMAMKPDGVFLSNGPGDPAATGAYAVPVIKALLEADVPLFGICLGHQILALAAGAKTMKMHQGHRGANHPVQRVGEGWGASAGLVEITSMNHGFAVDADTLPEGVEQTHVSLFDGSNCGIAISGKKAFGVQYHPEASPGPQDSFYLFEKFVGMLG; from the coding sequence GGAGCGACGGGCGTGATCGTCTTTGCCGATGGCACGGTGGTTTGGGGCAAGGGCTTCGGCGCCAGCGGATCGGCCGTGGGCGAGGTCTGCTTCAACACCGCGATGACCGGCTATCAGGAGGTGCTGACCGACCCCAGCTACGCCGCGCAGATCGTCACCTTTACCTTTCCCCACATCGGCAACGTGGGCACCAATGCCGACGATTTCGAAAGCCGGGCGGAAGGCGCGGTGGGCTGCGTGGTGCGCGAGGAGGTGACGGGCCATTCCAATTTCCGCGCGGAGCGGCAGTTCGTGGAATGGATGAAGGACCTGGGCAAGATCGGCGTGTCCGGCATGGATACGCGCGCGCTGACCCGCCGCATCCGCCTGAACGGCGCGCCCAACGCGGTGATCGCGCACGATCCGAAGGGCCGCTTCGATATCGACGCGCTGCTGCAACGCGCAATGGAATGGCCTGGGCTGGAGGGCATGGACCTCGCCCAGCGCGTCAGCCGGGAACACCAGGAAGGCTGGGAAGGCAACTACTGGCGGCTGGGGCAGGGCTATGGCCGCAGCCCCCGCGATGACAAGCGCCCGCACGTCGTCGCCATCGACTACGGCAGCAAGGACAACATCTTCCGCAACCTCGTGCGCGCTGGCGCGCGGGTGACGGTGGTGCCGGCGAAAACCTCGTTCGACGCGGTGATGGCCATGAAGCCCGATGGCGTGTTCCTTTCCAACGGCCCCGGCGACCCGGCGGCGACGGGGGCCTATGCCGTGCCCGTGATCAAGGCGCTGCTGGAGGCGGACGTGCCGCTGTTCGGCATCTGCCTCGGCCACCAGATCCTGGCGCTAGCGGCGGGCGCGAAGACGATGAAAATGCACCAGGGCCACCGCGGCGCGAACCACCCGGTCCAGCGCGTGGGCGAGGGCTGGGGTGCTTCCGCAGGGCTGGTCGAAATCACCAGCATGAACCACGGCTTCGCGGTGGATGCTGATACGCTGCCCGAGGGCGTGGAGCAGACCCACGTCTCGCTGTTCGATGGCAGCAACTGCGGCATCGCGATCAGCGGCAAGAAGGCCTTCGGGGTGCAGTATCATCCGGAAGCGAGCCCGGGGCCGCAGGACAGTTTCTACCTGTTTGAGAAGTTCGTGGGGATGTTAGGGTGA